The bacterium genomic sequence GTTGATCGCATCTTGGAGATCATACCGGGCGAACGCATCGTCGGGTTCAAGAACGTCGCAATCGACGAGCCGTTCTTCGCGGGTCACTTCCCTGGGAATCCGGTGATGCCCGGGGGCCTCGTCGTCGAGGCGATGGTTCAAGTTGCGGCGATCCTCGTGTCATTTCGCCCCGACATCGAGGACCGTCTGATCTACCTTGCGAATCTCGAACGTGTACGGTTTCGCCGAGCGGTGCGCCCCGGTGACCGGCTCATCACGACCGTGGTTGCACTGAGGGGAAAGGGTCCGTTCGGAAAGGCGCAAGTGACCGCCACGGTGGAGGGCATGGT encodes the following:
- the fabZ gene encoding 3-hydroxyacyl-ACP dehydratase FabZ — translated: MDIQQILTRLPQRYPFLLVDRILEIIPGERIVGFKNVAIDEPFFAGHFPGNPVMPGGLVVEAMVQVAAILVSFRPDIEDRLIYLANLERVRFRRAVRPGDRLITTVVALRGKGPFGKAQVTATVEGMVVAEGIVTYGLVTVDRATPANR